In Rhizobium gallicum bv. gallicum R602sp, the following proteins share a genomic window:
- a CDS encoding ABC transporter permease, with the protein MAGFMIRRLLYMIPMMFVISIVTFIIIQLPPGDFLTALTARLASQNETIDPGVLAGLRERYGLDQPLIVQYWKWISGILLRGDFGQSFDWNKPVSELIWSRLNLTMVVSLITLIFVWAVAFPIGIYSAVRQYSVGDYVATFFGFLGLAIPSFLLALVLMYFSAHYFGLSIGGLFSPEYMNAAWSWGKLWDLMKHMWIPVIVLGTGATAALIRIMRANLLDELNKPYVDMARARGLSETRLLLKYPVRVALNPFVSTLGWVLPHLVSGAVVVSIVLSLPTTGPLLLSALFAQDMYLAGSIILLMSILTLIGTLISDLLLAWLDPRIRNG; encoded by the coding sequence ATGGCCGGATTCATGATCAGACGCCTGCTCTACATGATCCCGATGATGTTCGTGATTTCGATCGTCACATTCATCATCATCCAGCTTCCGCCGGGTGATTTCCTGACTGCTTTGACCGCCCGGCTGGCGTCGCAGAACGAAACCATCGATCCCGGGGTGCTCGCGGGCCTGCGCGAGCGCTATGGACTCGATCAGCCCTTGATCGTCCAATACTGGAAGTGGATCAGCGGCATTTTGCTGCGCGGCGATTTCGGGCAGTCTTTCGACTGGAACAAACCGGTCAGCGAGCTTATCTGGTCGCGCCTGAACCTGACGATGGTGGTTTCGCTCATCACACTGATCTTCGTGTGGGCGGTGGCATTCCCGATCGGCATCTATTCGGCAGTGCGGCAATATTCCGTCGGCGACTACGTCGCCACCTTCTTCGGCTTCCTCGGCCTTGCCATTCCAAGCTTCCTGCTGGCGCTGGTGCTGATGTATTTCAGCGCTCACTATTTCGGGCTGAGCATCGGTGGACTGTTCTCACCCGAATACATGAATGCGGCCTGGAGCTGGGGCAAGCTTTGGGATCTCATGAAGCACATGTGGATCCCGGTCATCGTGCTCGGCACCGGCGCGACGGCAGCGCTTATCCGCATCATGCGAGCAAACCTGCTGGATGAGCTTAACAAGCCCTATGTCGACATGGCGCGCGCCCGCGGTCTCAGCGAAACCAGGCTGCTCTTGAAGTATCCGGTGCGCGTGGCGCTCAACCCGTTCGTCTCAACGCTCGGCTGGGTCTTGCCGCATCTCGTTTCCGGAGCGGTCGTGGTGTCCATCGTGCTCAGCCTGCCGACAACCGGGCCGCTGCTGCTCAGCGCGCTCTTTGCCCAAGATATGTATCTGGCCGGCAGCATCATTCTGCTCATGAGCATCCTTACCCTCATCGGTACGCTGATCTCCGACCTGCTTCTTGCATGGCTCGATCCGCGCATCCGCAACGGTTAA
- a CDS encoding ABC transporter ATP-binding protein, with the protein MSTKRMPAKEPDRSAAPDLLIEVDNLHTHFFGNAGLVRAVDGVSFSIPRGRTVCVVGESGSGKSITGRSILNQVPRGGRVVSGAIRYRPDAGKPPVDIVALDPRGKEMRAIRGAQIALISQEPMAALSPVHTIGNQMIEVIRLHLNMGRREAKEHAIETLALVGIPRPTERMESYAFQFSGGMRQRVCIALALSCRPKLLIADEPTTALDVTTQANILDLLSTLQADFNLSVLFVTHDLGVVSEIADDVVVMYLGKVVETGDVDTIFHAPAHPYTRALLQSVPRMHAGGTKRLPTIEGMVPSPLDRPQGCGFHPRCAKAVAGLCDRKAPEPVTISKGHVASCLLHGETR; encoded by the coding sequence ATGAGTACTAAACGCATGCCCGCTAAAGAGCCCGACCGGAGCGCGGCGCCGGACCTGCTGATCGAGGTCGACAACCTCCACACCCATTTCTTCGGCAATGCGGGATTAGTGCGGGCGGTCGACGGTGTGTCTTTCTCGATCCCGCGCGGCAGGACGGTGTGCGTCGTGGGCGAATCCGGCTCCGGCAAAAGCATTACCGGGCGCTCGATTCTGAACCAGGTTCCACGCGGCGGGCGCGTCGTGTCCGGCGCAATCCGCTACAGGCCAGACGCCGGCAAGCCGCCGGTGGACATTGTCGCGCTCGATCCACGCGGCAAGGAAATGCGGGCGATCCGCGGCGCTCAGATCGCCCTGATCAGCCAGGAGCCGATGGCCGCACTCTCGCCGGTCCACACGATTGGCAATCAGATGATCGAAGTCATTCGCCTGCATCTGAACATGGGCCGACGCGAAGCGAAAGAGCATGCGATCGAGACGTTGGCGCTTGTCGGCATTCCCCGCCCGACGGAGCGTATGGAGAGCTACGCTTTCCAATTTTCCGGCGGCATGCGCCAGCGCGTCTGTATTGCGCTTGCGCTTTCCTGTCGCCCAAAGCTCCTGATCGCCGACGAGCCGACCACGGCACTTGACGTGACGACGCAGGCTAATATCCTCGACCTGCTTTCGACGCTGCAGGCCGACTTCAATCTTTCGGTGCTGTTTGTCACCCACGATCTCGGCGTGGTGTCTGAGATCGCCGATGATGTGGTCGTCATGTATCTGGGCAAAGTCGTCGAGACCGGCGACGTCGACACCATCTTCCACGCGCCGGCACATCCCTACACCAGGGCGCTCCTGCAATCGGTTCCGCGGATGCATGCCGGTGGGACAAAGCGGCTCCCGACCATCGAGGGCATGGTGCCTTCGCCCTTAGACCGTCCTCAGGGATGCGGCTTTCACCCGCGCTGCGCAAAGGCGGTGGCAGGGCTTTGCGATCGAAAGGCTCCCGAGCCGGTTACGATTTCGAAAGGCCACGTTGCAAGCTGCCTCCTGCACGGAGAGACCCGATGA
- a CDS encoding ABC transporter permease, translating into MADQTVATAIPEIRPAKNANASAGQWRLIWWRFCQHRVALVSGAVIVLVYLIAAFAEFLAPMSEQAYDPRFTYAPPQRIRFAGYDANGAFHMLYVNGYSAKVDPIALSRIYEPDPNTLIPVGFFVKGEPYRFWGLFETNRHLIGPLEPGQPFYLFGADRLGRDVLSRTIHGTRISMSVGLIGVTISLILGILLGGISGLYGGWVDDVIQRGIELLKSIPTIPLWMGLAAAVPISTDPIVVYLWITVILSLIGWTDMARVVRGRFLSLKSEDFVIAAQLDGCSKMRIIWRHMVPSFMSHIIASVTLAIPTMILAETALSFLGIGLRPPVVSWGVLLQEAQNILAVSNAPWLFLPGLAVIITVLALNFLGDGIRDAADPYEY; encoded by the coding sequence ATGGCCGATCAAACCGTGGCAACGGCCATCCCCGAGATTCGGCCCGCCAAGAACGCAAACGCTTCTGCGGGGCAATGGCGGTTGATCTGGTGGCGCTTTTGTCAACACCGGGTGGCTTTGGTTTCCGGCGCCGTCATCGTACTCGTCTATCTGATTGCCGCCTTCGCCGAGTTCCTGGCGCCGATGTCGGAGCAGGCTTACGATCCACGCTTCACCTATGCCCCGCCGCAGCGAATCAGGTTTGCGGGCTATGACGCCAACGGCGCGTTCCACATGCTCTATGTGAACGGCTACTCCGCCAAGGTCGACCCGATTGCACTCAGCCGTATCTACGAACCCGATCCGAACACGCTCATCCCTGTTGGTTTTTTCGTCAAGGGCGAGCCTTACCGGTTCTGGGGCCTGTTCGAGACGAACCGTCACTTGATCGGTCCGCTCGAACCGGGCCAACCCTTTTACCTCTTTGGTGCTGACCGGCTGGGCCGTGACGTGCTCAGCAGAACCATCCATGGCACCCGTATCTCGATGTCGGTGGGCCTTATCGGCGTCACCATCAGTCTGATCCTCGGCATTCTTTTAGGGGGCATATCGGGCCTCTACGGCGGTTGGGTGGATGATGTCATCCAGCGCGGCATCGAGCTTTTGAAGTCGATACCGACCATCCCGCTCTGGATGGGGCTGGCGGCGGCCGTTCCGATCAGCACCGACCCGATCGTTGTCTACCTCTGGATCACTGTCATCCTGTCGCTGATCGGCTGGACTGACATGGCACGCGTGGTGCGTGGTCGCTTCCTGTCGCTCAAGTCTGAGGACTTCGTTATCGCCGCCCAGCTCGACGGCTGTTCCAAGATGCGCATCATCTGGCGACATATGGTGCCGTCGTTCATGAGCCATATCATCGCCTCGGTGACGCTGGCGATCCCCACCATGATCCTGGCCGAGACGGCGCTGTCTTTCCTGGGCATTGGGCTCAGACCTCCGGTGGTGAGCTGGGGTGTCTTGCTGCAGGAGGCGCAGAACATCCTCGCTGTCTCCAACGCGCCATGGTTGTTCCTGCCCGGACTGGCGGTGATCATCACGGTCCTTGCGCTCAACTTTCTTGGGGATGGAATACGCGATGCTGCAGATCCCTATGAGTACTAA